The region CTCGAAGCCTCCGCAAGGAAGTTCGGCTTCAAACTCCAGCTTGACGAGTTCGACTTCGCCTCCTGCGACTACTACCTTGAGCATGGACAGATGATGCCCGAGGACTGGAAGCAGCAGATCGGCGGGCACGATGCTATCTTCTTCGGCGCGGTCGGCGATCCCGCAAGAGTGCCGGACCATATCTCTCTTTGGGGCTCGCTGATTCAGTTCCGCCGCGAGTTCGACCAATACGCGAACCTGCGCCCCGTCCGCCTGATGCCCGGAATTCCCTGCCCCCTCGCCGGACGCAAACCCGGCGATATCGACTTCCTTGTCGTGCGCGAAAACACCGAAGGCGAATACTCCTCCATCGGAGGCAAGATCTTCACCGATACCGAGCGCGAGGTCGTCATCCAGGAGACCATCATGACGCGCACCGGCGTCGATCGCATTTTGAAGTTTGCCTTCGAGCTTGCACAGCGACGGCCCCGGAAGCATCTGACCTCAGCCACCAAGTCCAACGGCATCTCCATCACAATGCCCTACTGGGACACGCGGGTCGAGGCCATGGCGAAGTCCTATCCTGGCATCACCTGGGATAAATACCACATCGACATCCTCACCGCGCACTTCGTCCTCAATCCGGATCGCTTCGACGTCGTCGTTGCCTCCAACCTCTTCGGCGACATCCTCTCGGACCTTGGTCCCGCCTGCACGGGAACCATCGGCATTGCCCCCTCAGGCA is a window of Edaphobacter sp. 12200R-103 DNA encoding:
- a CDS encoding tartrate dehydrogenase; this encodes MSTPDKKHRTYRIAVIPGDGIGREVVPEGVRVLEASARKFGFKLQLDEFDFASCDYYLEHGQMMPEDWKQQIGGHDAIFFGAVGDPARVPDHISLWGSLIQFRREFDQYANLRPVRLMPGIPCPLAGRKPGDIDFLVVRENTEGEYSSIGGKIFTDTEREVVIQETIMTRTGVDRILKFAFELAQRRPRKHLTSATKSNGISITMPYWDTRVEAMAKSYPGITWDKYHIDILTAHFVLNPDRFDVVVASNLFGDILSDLGPACTGTIGIAPSGNINPERRFPSLFEPVHGSAPDIAGLGVANPIAQIWSAAMMLDHLGEEDAAAAILHAIEQVLPVPSSRTRDIGGTADTVTAGKAIAEALG